From Microcebus murinus isolate Inina chromosome 13, M.murinus_Inina_mat1.0, whole genome shotgun sequence, the proteins below share one genomic window:
- the IL17D gene encoding interleukin-17D isoform X2 yields MARPGVWMLVAGFLLALPPGRAAGALRAGRRPARPRGCADRPEELLEQLYGRLAAGVLGAFHHTLQLGPREQARNASCPAGGRPADRRFRPPTNLRSVSPWAYRISYDPARYPKYLPEAYCLCRGCLTGLFGEEDFRFRSAPVYVPAVVLRRTAACAGGRAVYAEDYVTVPVGCTCVPEPEKDADSINSSMDKQAAKLLLGPNDEPARP; encoded by the exons ATGGCGCGCCCGGGG GTCTGGATGCTGGTGGCCGGCTTCCTGCTGGCGCTGCCGCCCGGCCGGGCCGCGGGCGCCCTGAGGGCGGGCAGGCGCCCGGCGCGGCCGCGGGGCTGCGCGGACCGGCCCGAGGAGCTCCTGGAGCAGCTGTACGGGCGGCTGGCGGCCGGCGTGCTCGGCGCCTTCCACCACACGCTGCAGCTGGGGCCGCGCGAGCAGGCGCGCAACGCGAGCTGCCCGGCAGGGGGCAGGCCCGCCGACCGCCGCTTCCGGCCGCCCACCAACCTGCGCAGCGTGTCGCCCTGGGCCTACAG GATCTCCTACGACCCCGCCCGGTACCCCAAGTACCTGCCCGAGGCCTACTGCCTGTGCCGCGGCTGCCTCACCGGGCTGTTCGGCGAGGAGGACTTCCGCTTCCGGAGCGCGCCGGTGTACGTGCCCGCCGTCGTGCTGCGCCGCACGGCCGCGTGCGCCGGGGGCCGCGCCGTCTACGCCGAGGACTACGTCACCGTGCCGGTGGGCTGCACCTGCGTGCCCGAGCCCGAGAAGGACGCGGACAGCATCAACTCCAGCATGGACAAGCAGGCCGCCAAGCTCCTGCTCGGCCCCAACGACGAGCCGGCCCGGCCCTGA
- the IL17D gene encoding interleukin-17D isoform X1 has product MLGPLVWMLVAGFLLALPPGRAAGALRAGRRPARPRGCADRPEELLEQLYGRLAAGVLGAFHHTLQLGPREQARNASCPAGGRPADRRFRPPTNLRSVSPWAYRISYDPARYPKYLPEAYCLCRGCLTGLFGEEDFRFRSAPVYVPAVVLRRTAACAGGRAVYAEDYVTVPVGCTCVPEPEKDADSINSSMDKQAAKLLLGPNDEPARP; this is encoded by the exons ATGCTGGGGCCCCTG GTCTGGATGCTGGTGGCCGGCTTCCTGCTGGCGCTGCCGCCCGGCCGGGCCGCGGGCGCCCTGAGGGCGGGCAGGCGCCCGGCGCGGCCGCGGGGCTGCGCGGACCGGCCCGAGGAGCTCCTGGAGCAGCTGTACGGGCGGCTGGCGGCCGGCGTGCTCGGCGCCTTCCACCACACGCTGCAGCTGGGGCCGCGCGAGCAGGCGCGCAACGCGAGCTGCCCGGCAGGGGGCAGGCCCGCCGACCGCCGCTTCCGGCCGCCCACCAACCTGCGCAGCGTGTCGCCCTGGGCCTACAG GATCTCCTACGACCCCGCCCGGTACCCCAAGTACCTGCCCGAGGCCTACTGCCTGTGCCGCGGCTGCCTCACCGGGCTGTTCGGCGAGGAGGACTTCCGCTTCCGGAGCGCGCCGGTGTACGTGCCCGCCGTCGTGCTGCGCCGCACGGCCGCGTGCGCCGGGGGCCGCGCCGTCTACGCCGAGGACTACGTCACCGTGCCGGTGGGCTGCACCTGCGTGCCCGAGCCCGAGAAGGACGCGGACAGCATCAACTCCAGCATGGACAAGCAGGCCGCCAAGCTCCTGCTCGGCCCCAACGACGAGCCGGCCCGGCCCTGA
- the EEF1AKMT1 gene encoding EEF1A lysine methyltransferase 1: MSDLEDDESPQLSAHTLAALQEFYAEQKQQTDLGGDDKYNIGIIEENWQLSQFWYSQETALRLAQEAIAAAGEGGRIACVSAPSVYQKLRELHREDFSVYIFEYDKRFTIYGEEFIFYDYNKPLDLPEEISAHSFDIVIADPPYLSEECLRKTSETIKYLTRGKILLCTGAIMEELAAELLGVKMCKFIPKHTRNLANEFCCYVNYESGLDCGL, translated from the exons ATGAGTGACCTGGAAGATGATGAGAGCCCCCAGCTTTCTGCCCACACCTTAGCAGCTCTCCAGGAGTTTTACGCTGAACAAAAGCAGCAGACTGACCTAGGTGGGGATGATAAATATAACATTGGAATAATAGAAGAGAACTGG CAACTGAGCCAGTTTTGGTATAGTCAGGAGACTGCTTTGCGACTCGCACAGGAAGCCATTGCCGCTGCTGGCGAAGGTGGCAG AATAGCGTGTGTGAGTGCCCCCAGCGTGTACCAGAAACTCAGAGAGCTGCACAGAGAAGACTTTTCAGTATACATCTTTGAATATGACAAAAGATTTACCATATATGGAGAGGAGTTTATCTTCTACGATTATAATAAGCCATTGGATTTACCTGAAGAAATTTCTGCACATAGTTTTGATATTGTAATAGCGGATCCTCCCTATCTTTCTGAGGAATGTCTCAGAAAAACGTCAGAAACCATCAAGTACCTGACTCGGGGCAAGATCCTGCTGTGCACTG GTGCCATCATGGAAGAACTGGCAGCAGAACTCCTTGGAGTGAAGATGTGCAAGTTTATTCCAAAACATACCCGAAACTTGGCAAATGAGTTTTGCTGTTATGTGAATTATGAATCTGGGCTAGACTGTGGTCTCTAA